CTCCATCGCCTTGATCGCGCTCTTGCCGTCGGCACGGTCGACGAAGACGGTGCCGCCCCATTCCATCAGCTTGCCGAGGATGGGGATGTCCTTGATCTCCTTCTTCCCCACCCCGCCCATGTCGCGGCGGATGAGCTTGGCGAGGATCATCACGTCCGCCTTGCTCTGATGGTTGAAGATGAAGACGCATGGGCGCGATGACCAGAGATGGCGTTCGTCCTCGACCTCCAGCTCGACGCCGGTGATCGCGGTCGCGAAATCGCCGAACAGTCCCATCGAGAAATTGACCGCCTCACGCTGCGATCGGGTCAGCGCCCAGATCGGCAGGCCAGCAGCGAAGGCGCCGACGAGCGAGCCTGTTGCGTAAATGGTGCGCGTATAGTCGATCCACGACGGCGTGCCGCGGCTAGCAAAGCGCTGGACGGGCCAGTTGCGCTCATCGGCGATGCCCTTCAGCTTCATGTTCGGATTAAGCGGCCGCGGCTTGCCGACGCGTTCGAGCAGTTCGATATCGTCGTCGCTGTCCGAGTAGAAAAAGCTCTGATCGAGATCGAGGCCATATTCGGCGGCGAGTTCCTCGGCGGCAAGCACCTTCCCATCGCCAAAGCACAGCGGTCGGATGATCTCACCAGTGAAAACACCGTCCTCGATCTCATAGGCCGAGCATTTTATGTCGGTGATGCCAAGGTCGCGCGCGGTCGGTTCGATCTGGTAGATCGTCGCCGACGAGATGATTGCGACGCGATGCCCCTTTGCCTGATGCGCCTCGATAATCGCCCGCGTCTCGGGGTAAATTTTCCGCGCGATATGCTTTTTGTAGAGCTCTTCGCCAAACGCGACAAAGCTCTCCTCATCGACGCCCTTCATGAATTTGGCGGCGGCGGTCATCAGCCCCGAGAAACCGATCTGGCCGAGGCTGTGCTGCGCGACGACCTGTGCGGTCTCGGCAATCTCCTCGACCGACATTTCGCGGCGCTGAAATTTCTCGCGCAGCATCGCGGTCGCCGAATAGCCCGAGATGATCGTGCCGTCGAAATCGAACAGTGCGGCGATGTGCGGTCCGGGTTCGGAGCTGAGAACTTCTTCCAAATGTGGCTGCGGCCTTGGCACCCGTATCTCCCCACCAGCGGCTATGTTGCCGCTTATCCCTGCACGATGACAGGTAAAATGGGGTTAATCAATGGCCCGAAAGTGCCGACGCCTCGCGCGCGAGAGCTTCGACCCGCACCGGGTCGAGCGGCCCCGACGGGACGACCCAGCTGCCACCGACGCAAAGCACGGGCCCCAGCGCGAGCCATTCGGGTGCGGTCGCGGCGC
This sequence is a window from Sphingopyxis sp. USTB-05. Protein-coding genes within it:
- a CDS encoding HAD-IB family hydrolase, translated to MEEVLSSEPGPHIAALFDFDGTIISGYSATAMLREKFQRREMSVEEIAETAQVVAQHSLGQIGFSGLMTAAAKFMKGVDEESFVAFGEELYKKHIARKIYPETRAIIEAHQAKGHRVAIISSATIYQIEPTARDLGITDIKCSAYEIEDGVFTGEIIRPLCFGDGKVLAAEELAAEYGLDLDQSFFYSDSDDDIELLERVGKPRPLNPNMKLKGIADERNWPVQRFASRGTPSWIDYTRTIYATGSLVGAFAAGLPIWALTRSQREAVNFSMGLFGDFATAITGVELEVEDERHLWSSRPCVFIFNHQSKADVMILAKLIRRDMGGVGKKEIKDIPILGKLMEWGGTVFVDRADGKSAIKAMEPLVDAIREEGKSICIAPEGTRSLTPKLEPFKKGAFHLAMQAGVPIVPIVIHNATDVAPKNEFVMRPATVRVTVLPPVDTSKWSPRTINNHVRDVRNMFLRTLGQPEESVAESVAKEPAAAPPEAKTKKAAEKKPAAKRKAPAKKAAARKEKKA